The sequence ATTCGGCTCATGGTGcttttgaataataataatataaataataataattgtaataataataatgcaatattaataatgatactaatattaatataaataataataatactaataataacaatactaatattaataataataatttgccgTATTGAGTTTATTATTGGCACCGAATCGATGctgcaaaaattaaaaaatttattagaatttcatttcattttggcACGAGATTCCATCCGACGTCACGCTGGTCAGTTAAAAAGAGGACGAGGACGGTGGCTCtttgggggggaggggggttacGATATACGACACGCCCTTGAGACATGAAGAGAATTAAACACCATACAAACTCCAGTAAAGAaactcagccccactcaacagctctgggatgaaccggaacaccgactgatcgatcagtGCCCGGCTGTATACATACATATGCTTTCTTTTTGTGACAgactgggcacaaatccccacagacacactccactcttgtgagaagcttctcagaaggtcacacagaggtcactctattttaatacggTTTGTTTTCAGAAcggggcgtccgaatacttttgcctGCTGTGTAGTGCGAAAGATTTTAGTTTATTGGACTTTTTAaaccattttatttcattttcatggttTTACTACGGATTTACaccggtcagggttgcggtgtgtCCAGTtcccccagaatcactgggcttaatacatgaacacacactCGGGACAAAAGCAAAACCTACAGCGTGTTTGTTTATGTTCATCTCAGCGTCCCAACCCAGAGCCACCGGTCCTCCCACCATCACCCCCATCATCACCGTCGTCATGGTTACTATTTTCTCTAAAGCACCGGGAGATTTGAGGAGCGTATTTTAGGCGCTTTTATTACTTTATCGCTGATCTATAAACGTTTGTGTAAACGAGAACACGAGGAAACTAAAACTGATCTGAATCCAGGTGCTGCGTGTAAGAGGAAGTCCAGCATTTCACTTCCTGTCAGACAAAATGTGAACAGCACCGAGTGCAACCGAGTGGAGTCATCGGGACGTCCAGGTCCCAgtcgtccacacacacacacacacacacacacacacacacacacacacacacacacacgacagcAATAATCTCAAGCAGAAGAAACAACTCCCAAAAATCGAGCATCATTAGAAAAGTCTGAGACACGGCCAGACGGTCCGAGCTGCTGTGCAATGAGACAGAGCCGAAGTGTCCAACTTGCTGTAATGAAACAGAGCCGTGGTAACCAAGGTGCTGTGTAATGAGACCGAGCCGAAGTGTCCAAACTGTGCAATGAGACAGAGCCGAAATGTCCAACATGCTGTAATGAGACAGAGCCGAGGTTTCCAAACTGTGTAATGAGACAGAGCCAAAGTTTATAAGGTGCTTTGCAATGAGACAGGTCCGAGGGTCCAAACTGTGTAATGAGATAGAAGCGAGGGGTCAGAGGTGTTGTGTAATGAGAGAGGGCCGAAGAATCCAAACTGTGTAATGAGATAGAAGCGAGGGGTCAGAGGTGTTGTGTAATGAGAGAGGGCCGAAGAATCCAAACTGTGTAATGAGATAGAAGCGAGGGGTCAGAGGTGTTGTGTAATGAGACAGGGCCGAAGAATCCAAACTGTGTAACGAGACAGTGCCTAGGTGTCCAAACTGTAATGAGACAGAGCCAAAGTGTCCAAGGTGCTGTGTATTGAGACAGGGCCGAAGGGTCTAAACTGTGTAATGAGACAGAGCCGAAGGGTCAGAGGTGTTGTGTAATGAGACAGGGCTGAAGAATCCAAACTGTGTAATGAGACAGAGCCGAAGGGTCAGAGGTGTTGTGTAATGAGACAGGGCTGAAGAATCCAAACTGTGTAATGAGACAGAGCCGAAGGGTCAGAGGTGTTGTGTAATGAGAAAGGGCCGAAGGGTCAGAGGTGTTGTGTAATGAGACAGGGCCGAAGGTGTTGTGTAATGAGACAGGACTGAAGGGTCAGAGGTGTCGTGTAATGAGACAGAGCCGAAGGGTCAGAGGTGCTGTGTAATGAGACAGAGCCGAAGGGTCAGAGGTGTTGTGTAATGAGACAGGGCCGAAGGGTCGGAGGTGTTGTGTAATGAGACAGGACTGAAGGGTCCAAGGTTCCATGTAATGAGACAAAGCCGAATTTTCCAAGGTGCTATGCAATGAAATGTAACCGAAGGATCCAAATTATGTAATGAGACAGAGCCGAAGGGTCTGAGGTGTTGTGTAATGAGACGAGGAATTAAAACTGTGTAATGAGACAGGGCCGAAGTGTTTGTATTCATCATTCCTGGCTGTTTTTATCCACCTCGTTACTAAACACACTCGGGGTCGTGGAGGATCGGAAACGTTTTTCTCTTCTCGCTGCAGCACGGACGCGTTTACGTTCCTCTCGGCTCGTTCAAAACTAAAACGTGAAGCTTGGTAAGATTTCCGGCGgaaccaacacacacaaacccccgGCGCTCCCTCAGTCCCAGCGTCCGGCGGCTCCCGTTTCACCTCCTTTAGTCTTTAATTCAGCGTTCGTTCAGAGCAGAGAGAAGAAAGAGCGGGCGTGGCACTTCACAGCACCGAAAAGTCAAATCAGGACCAGTTTCCTCTGCTGATCCGGGAGCGACGGTGCAGGCGTCCTGAAACACCGACAAACACCCAACATCAGGAACTTCATcaacaataaaacagaaatagCATTTACACTGTGAGCGTATACAGTCTAATcaatggagggttaagggccttgctcaatggcccaacagtgacaacctggcagtagtgggggcttgaaccagcgacctttcgattactagtccattgccctaaacactaggctacaccaGGCATACAAAAACAGGAAACGGCTCCGGAGCGCTATACTACCACCACCGTGCTTCACAGcgggtacagtgttgttgggttcgAGAGCCTCACATCATCTCCTGTTTTCTGTTCCGTTCTTTTGCTGCAGCCTCCAAGCCGAGGGCGATAGCAGGAAGCTTGATCGACTGTGGACAGGGTCACCTCGAGTCactagagaccactgttccgtTCATATCGTATTTATTCTAGTGACCTGTGGTGCGGCCAAACTTGCCCTATTTATACGGACAAATACACACGAGCAATCGGAGACCGAGTTCAATAACATTCCAGACGTTTCTACACCACCAGCACATCCGCTGATGGGTGAACCGGGCGTGCTGGGTGGAACTGGAGCAGGAACCCACCCGAGTCGAGCAGTGAGGGAGGAACCCGCTCAGTCGAAGGGATGTTCAGGACAGCAGGCCTTCACCGAGCTCCACGAGTCGATACACCTACAACACGGAGAGAACCGAGCCGTCACATTCAGCCATTCCACATCCGAACACACGATACAGAGCGATGATAAGGGCGGTTACGTTTTGTGATAGACGCAGAGGCAGGCGAGGCGAGCGATGGTCTCTCCCTGCAGCAGATCCTCCAGGCAGATGGAACACTCGCCGCTGTCCTTGCTCAGAACGTCGGCTGCACACGCGGGAACACAGAGAGAGTTCGGAACACATGCGCAGGATTCACGACAGATAAAAAACCCTCCGTAAATACAgcggaacctcgatttaaccgACACAACCTGATGAACCGAACGTCCGGTCCAGCGATCGTCCGCTAGGCGGCGCTCGTCTCTCCGTTTACGTGAGTGCGAGGAtttattttgtcgggaggctcgctctgttctcgcctttttctcagtTTTATGTTCAAGTTCTAGAGCTCGGTTCTAGTCCCACTAAACCATTGACGTGAAGCAGAAgcattgacgtgtgtgtgtgtgtgtgcctttaagagagacgctctgttcacagtatcgatataagtgattcaggagtcgattcattttatgtgaagcgtaagtttctcttctcggttatctctccgtgtttactgttattaattaaatgtcgtggttgtaaataaacaccagctactacagaacattctgtgtgactctcttacattaaaaagcttcattacaccgttattaccacagatctgtaaccgagtcagactcgttccgtctgtggagctacaCGTTTTCCGTCAggcagagcagatgatcctgaactatgtacgatgcacaacgttaatgatgttattttaggtcatgaagagctttcacgatggtttctgtacgatggttgatgaatggtgatgtgatggttggtgcttcgtagctcaaagtctggatcgatccactgagctgttaagcttaacacggtgtttatatatcacaccatcggatcggctacatctgggaaatatcggccgatcgccgatagcatattttgattaaaaatcggccgataccgattcatagccgatcgatcgtcccatctctaaaaaTAACAtcaaatttctccccagtagtgcAGTACACtaaatgttatatttatttacagcttCTAcgttacatatttacatttctatttaagTTATTCATGTTACTGttgatcatatgtgcatgtttagcacttttgtggacctcaCACCCCCCTGGAAAAAAATCCCTCGCCGTTTTATTGCCCTCTTtcagtccgttaaatcgagttCCTCTGTATGCGTACAAGACGTCACAACACTCGCACCTAATTCACTTTAATTTATTCTGAACAAAGATAAAAGGAGAACGGAAAGCACAAAGAAAGAAATTTACCCTAATTTAGTCCTTTCCAATTCCCTATTATAACGCTTCTGCCACTGGTCGAGGAGAACGGCAGACTAGCACCTCTAAATTCATCACTTCTGATCTGATCTAATGTAATCTAATCACGGTGGTttggttctctctctctctctctctctagagCAGTCTGATTTTCCATTATTCTGACCACCCTCACGCCCTGACTGGACGCCAGCAGAGCGGTTGAGCATCTCGGGCTGAATTTCAGACCAGTCTGAATCCGATCGGGACGTGACCCAGCGTCATCGGGACCGTGACCCCATACTCACCGTTATAAGGCAGCGGTGGAGAGGTGAGACAGGTGAGGAGATGCTCCTCGATACGGCCACCTCCAGGAAACGTCTTGTTGCAGAACGGGCAGCGCACTGCtaacagagcaaacacacaccgtcttattaataataaaacacacgaCCTTCTGATCAATCCATCAAAATTAAtacacaaacaagctgctctagCGGTTAAAGGCAAGGAGTTACAGGTACGTGTGTACGAGGGATGgacacgagtgtgtgtgtgagattaaTTCAGAGCCTCAGACCAACTAAACCACGTGAAGTTCAGAACCTGTTACCGTCCCGCCGACACCCAGATTACTAATTCCTAAAAACTTCAGTGAGTCACAGGGTGCATCGCATTTCCGGTATCTCACCCCCACGTGCTTCTCAGCTCAGTTTCTCCGTCCTTCGTCCAGGGATGCCGGGAAAAGTTGTGGCGTCACTAAATGATCCGATGTTTAACTTATAACTGATCCGCACGTCATtacacacaaataaaagtattaaatcTATTCGATCCTTTTAATGCTGGCTGAATAACTCGACATCAGATATGTAGGTGAATGAGAGATTTCTTTACgtctttttaacctttttaacaGATTTTGGGTCCCATTTTTCTTTGTTAATCCACAATTAcatataaacacataaataaataaataaataaataaacacgttCTGCTGTTTTATTCTCTGGagatttcatattttaaaactAGAGTTTAAATAATTAACCCTTTATTCATGTCTGACTATTTTCCAAAGCTGATAACCCAGACAATACTgattactgtgataaatatcgAGTATCGTGGCTGTATCGTGATGTACTGTGATGTATTGCGGCAGCTCCTGCACCCCTATATGATCCTGGGTGATGTTCTGATGGATCTGCTGCTGGGTTTAGACTCTTTATatcatgtaaaataaaataaataagagtaAATTAGGACGTACTGGTGTGTCGGACTCGGTACAGCCCGATCCAGCTCTCTGATACCGGCCTCGCACTGCGAACACGCACCGATCTGGCTGAGCCGCTTCTGCCGGAGGAGAGCCTCCTCGCCCCGGCTAGACGCTCAGACGAGGACCGCTGTGGGACGCCGCCTACCGGTTCATCCGGGGAGAAGCGGTCACTGCTGTTGGGGCTTCCGGGACTCTCCTCCCCGTCGTCGAGCTCATCGTCCCGGTCCTCAGTCACGCCGGTACCGGGATCAACAGAAGGGGAAGCGCAGTGTCCGGTATCTGAATCGCTGCCCTCCTCAGAGCGGCTCCGGCTGGAGGAGAAATCGAGGGCGAGGCTGACGGGCCTGGAGCTCCGGATCCGGCGAAAAGACTCTCGCTTCACACCGCCATCCTTCTGCACCGCTCCGGACACCGAGTCCTCCTGTAATCGGCTCGATCTGATTCCCATAATACCGTTCAATAAAAATCAAATAGAATAAACCGGTTTATATCGAATTTACATTATTCGATATTTAACAGTAACATCACAGAAGTTCCTCTTTGTCTCACATTCGATTCACTCATCCGGCTGTCTTCTCCTGCGCTCTGATTGGCTAGTTTAGTCCCGCCTTCTGCGACACAATTGGCTGTTCATTTATATAGTCCAATCACAATCCTGGCTCAACTTGTAGCTTTGAAATATCGCCAAATCAGGACGGGATTTGTCACAAAACGGGTGGAGAGCCGTAGCGTGAAAACgggtgcatttatttatttacgtgtgtgtgtgtgtgtgtgtgtgtgtttacagttttttttctaattaatAAAATCCTTTACAAAATGTGactaattaataacaataaaacacgtattaaaatataaaaataacttataCATAATACGGAAAAAGTGTGATTTACGTTGTACCATAAAACGGGTGGAATTTGACAGGCTACAGGTAAAATAGGTAAACGGTAGAGTCAAAACGGGTGGGATTTTTCAGTGCTAACGAAAAGTGGTGgcatctaaaaaaaaacacttaaaatgaCAATATTTATAACCACATTTTACTTATAGCAGTAGAATTAGTGTTAATAACTGCTTAACAAATaagtaaacacacaaatactgagATGATTTTTAGAATACCAAATGATTTTGGAAAACAGGTGGTTTTAGTCACAAAGCACACTGCCCAAAATTATTTAGATTTGTCCAAATGTAAGGATGGTATTTTGGGTAACAAAGGTtagattttttattaaacaaatgcAAAGTTTGTCAAAATACGGGTGGGATTTGTAAGAAATGATGACGTCACAACACTCCCAGCCTTGTTAGTTTAGTGTCACTATTTTATTGTTTGACATTATACTTCAGATAGTCATTGTATCCAGGTGTGTTTACAGGTGTGTTTGGGGATTTCTATGACAGTGATTACTGTAAATAAGGCGGCACCAGTGTGGGTTTCTATATTCAGCCTCACAGAGAAATGACGTACACAGCATGTCTTTGTGTTGGAACACTGTTATGCTAACTCACAAACTATGAGGTGAACGCTTGTACATGGCAAGTCATACCACGTCCCATCTTTGTCCACCCCAACACAGTCCTCGTCCCCTCCATAACTGTTGGGTTCTACTTTATTCCAGTTAAAAAAATTCAGTGGTGTCCCCTCTAAATCCTCGAACACGCCCTCCGTCCTGCGGTCAGTTGCACCGATGAAAGGTCTCAATGATCCAATGATGTCAGATACTTTAACCAGCATTTGgttttcctcactgttccttGGTACAGCCAGTATGGCACCAGCCTGCTCCGTCATCAAGGGCCTTTGTAACCCCATCGGTCACAAAGTACTTCTCCCCGACGTTAGCAAACGTACGGAATCTCATAGCTGGAAACAAACGGTGTTTGTACGTTTAATTGTAGGTTTAACAGATTTTGAACAATTTTCTGTTCACGTCTTCATTCTGTACCTTTCTCCATCAGGGACTGTCGGGCTCTAAGAGTCCATATTTCCTTCTGAAGAGATTCGTCCGTACTTTGTGTGATTCCTGAAAAATACGTCAGTGTCACAGTGTCTTGTGAACATAGAAAACAGAAAATACTTCTCCAAATAAGTGCTGCTGGTCAAATTCTTGCCCCGCTAGAGCTGCCGCAGTCGCCACTATTGGCATGAAATGGAAATGACCGGAGCAAACAACTGCTCAGATGTGAAACCACACAAACTGAAGCACCAGTATTGCACAAACACATCTCTCCTGGTTTACAACACTCCTTACCGAGTTCCAGACTGATCTCCTCGGCATTGACTgagagtggtgtaaagcataccATCTTAAGACTCTTGAGTAGACTTTGACAGTCTATCGGATGAAGAATAATGAGAACGATGGTCTGGAGTTGTTTGAGATGATCAGAATCTGGACCTAAATCCCTAAACActccttttgggatgaattaggatgACCACCGTGAGCCAAGCCTTCCTCAGCAACCAACACCGGTGCATGTGATTGTGTTAGCACTCTTATATAGTGAACAGTACATGAGAACATCTTGTATCGCTTTAATTTATTAAGAAAATTCGACATTACCAGGAGAACCTGCATCTCCTTTCTCTCCTCTGGGTCCTGGTGGACCTGCTGGTCCCAGTTTTCCTGGTGGTCCCTGTACATTCAGCCCTGTTATTAGAACACAACCATCAAAATATTGAATCAGTCTTACTGGCTGTCTAGTAATGAGTGAATCCAGGTTGACCTTAGTGGGATACTGGGATGTACCTGGCTCTCCCCTGTCTCCTTTGGGTCCGGGAAGTCCATCTCTACCGTCTCTTCCAGGAACGCCGTTGTGTCCAGGAGTTCCTGGAACCCCAGCGGGTGCAGGACAGCTGAGAGTCTCAGCACCACCAACCAGCTGAAGCCCAAAGTGCAGCAGAAgcagagcagagaagctcatcGCCCTCGATAGCGCCATCTTCAgattacttacacacacaacatacagcTGAAGGCAACTATAGATTACGGTCGGTGCAGAAAGTTCTAGAACGTCACTTAAATTTGGGACATGGCCTCCTAGTTCCTGACTGGAATGCTATATACAGATCTCAGAAAGCAGCCACCACGGCTAAGATCTAAAGCCCTTGAGTTGAATCAGAGCTGTGGTACCATCCTGGCCGGGTGTCTAACAGGCActattggctgtgcctgagggagtaAAGGTGGATGGGGTTCTGAGTTGCTGCTGCgactgtgacctctgctggctgattaaacatacaccatacagctctctgtgagactccacctctggtaggtgaaaagaagccgCCACTGACTGTCGCATTTAAAGGAACACTTGCTGTTCTGTGGATCCCTCAGTCACGGTGGAGGAGTTACAATCACGAATCAGAAACGACATGATATAAAGGAACGTCGCTAATGCCAGTACGACTGTTACTAAGCAACTTCAGGTCCCAAAATTGAACAGCGGTGTTAAATTAAATGTCCGGATGTGTCAAGAACAATGAGAAAATATTTCTTCTACGTCcaaacttctttttttttttgtacgtAATTATAACCCTTAAATTAATAATTCAATTACTAACAATCAAGCCAATCTTGAAAGACACATCAGGAGTAAATCATAGTAACGTCTTCTTACCTCGGAGCTGTGAAACCTATGAACAGAATGATGATGCTTCAAGCGTTTTATTTAGACGTAGTAAATAATTAACTTGGTACAAAGTTCAGGAATTTTGGGTTGATGTGCATCATCCACATTTCTGTTATTTAGTTTGAGGTTAAATTTAATTCCTGGTTGTAAATGTTATAAAAACTGGGTTACAATCGTGTCTTCAGTTATTAAATGTGAAACTATGAAGCAGTTGATGAATTTCATGTTTAGTTTCAGTCCTGAAGGACTTTTAGATTACTTTGTTATAAGAGTGATAAAGgtgttaaataaaatgtgttttgtttttatttcagtttattttGTGTAATGTGATTCATTGTATGATCTGAGTTGATCTAAGTGGGgtgagctgctgtaattgcggcctctgctggctggtggaggtgctgcacagagacggtgaataatggagagcagtgcgtgactctcagtgATTACTGTAATAATGTGGCACCAGTGCGAGTTTCTATATTTAGCCTCGCTGAGAAATTGGATGCCGTACACAACGTCTTCTCATCAGTCATGAAAAACACATAATATAAATCGTGCATtcgaaagtattcagaccccttgacattTTGCACAGTTATTTAATAGTGAAACCTCCAAACTGTGTTCAGGTGCAtcatatttgttttattgatccttgatactgtatatgtgtaggaACCAACTGAATCCACTTGCTGCAATCTGAATTTATTAGACATAGTTTCTAAAACACCCACAATTTACAGTGATCATGAGGACAAAACCAAACCATGACATCTACATGTTAATAAGAAGACTGTTAGCATTCGGAACACTGTTATGCTAACTCACAAACTATGAGGTGATCGCTTGTACACGGCAAGTCATACCACGTCCCCGCTTTGTCCACCCCAACACAGTCCTCGTCCCCGTCACGACTGTCTGGTTCCACTTCATGCCAGTTAAAAAAATTCAGTGGTGTCCCCTCTAAATCCTCGAACACGCCCTCCGTCCTGCGGTCAGTTGCACCAGTGAAAGGTCTCAATGATCCAATGATGTCAGATACTTTAACCAGCATTTGGTTTTCTTCAAGGTTCCTTGGTACAGCCAGTTTTCCTCCAGCGTTACGGCACCAGCCCAATCCTTCATCAAAGGCCTTTGTAACCCCATCGGTCACAAAGTACTTCTCCCCGACGTTAGCAAACGTACGGAATCTCATAGCTGGAAATGAAAGAGCGGTGTTTGTACGTTAAATTGTAGGTTTAACAGATTTTGAACAATTTTCTGTTCACGTCTTCATTCTGTACCTTTCTCCATCAGGGACTGTCGGGCTCTAAGAGTCCGGATTTCCTTCTGAAGAGATTCGTCCGTACTTTGTGTGATTCCTGAAAAATACGTCAGTGTCACAGTCTTGTCAACATAGAAAACAGAAAATACCCCGCTAGAGCTGCCTCAGTCGCCACTGTTGGTGAAATGGAAATGACCAGGAGCAACAACTGCTCAGATGTGAAACCACACAAACTGAAGCACCAGTATTGCACAAACACATCTCTCCTGGTTTACAACACTCCTTACCGAGTTCCAGACTGATCTCCTCGGCATTGACtgggagtggtgtaaagcataccA is a genomic window of Trichomycterus rosablanca isolate fTriRos1 chromosome 4, fTriRos1.hap1, whole genome shotgun sequence containing:
- the zgc:66427 gene encoding E3 ubiquitin-protein ligase ZNRF1 isoform X2, which gives rise to MGIRSSRLQEDSVSGAVQKDGGVKRESFRRIRSSRPVSLALDFSSSRSRSEEGSDSDTGHCASPSVDPGTGVTEDRDDELDDGEESPGSPNSSDRFSPDEPVGGVPQRSSSERLAGARRLSSGRSGSARSVRVRSARPVSESWIGLYRVRHTMRCPFCNKTFPGGGRIEEHLLTCLTSPPLPYNADVLSKDSGECSICLEDLLQGETIARLACLCVYHKTCIDSWSSVKACCPEHPFD
- the zgc:66427 gene encoding E3 ubiquitin-protein ligase ZNRF1 isoform X1; the protein is MGIRSSRLQEDSVSGAVQKDGGVKRESFRRIRSSRPVSLALDFSSSRSRSEEGSDSDTGHCASPSVDPGTGVTEDRDDELDDGEESPGSPNSSDRFSPDEPVGGVPQRSSSERLAGARRLSSGRSGSARSVRVRSARPVSESWIGLYRVRHTTVRCPFCNKTFPGGGRIEEHLLTCLTSPPLPYNADVLSKDSGECSICLEDLLQGETIARLACLCVYHKTCIDSWSSVKACCPEHPFD
- the LOC134311269 gene encoding LOW QUALITY PROTEIN: mannose-binding protein C-like (The sequence of the model RefSeq protein was modified relative to this genomic sequence to represent the inferred CDS: deleted 1 base in 1 codon), yielding MALSRAMSFSALLLLHFGLQLVGGAETLSCPAPAGVPGTPGHNGVPGRDGRDGLPGPKGDRGEPGLNVQGPPGKLGPAGPPGPRGEKGDAGSPGITQSTDESLQKEIWTLRARQSLMEKAMRFRTFANVGEKYFVTDGVTKALDDGAAGAILAVPRNSEENQMLVKVSDIIGSLRPFIGATDRRTEGVFEDLEGTPLNFFNWNKVEPNSYGGDEDCVGVDKDGTWYDLPCTSVHLIVCELA
- the LOC134311270 gene encoding mannose-binding protein C-like — encoded protein: MALSRAMSFSALLLLHFGLQLVDGAETLSCPAPAGVPGTPGHNGVPGRDGRDGLPGPKGDRGEPGLNVQGPPGKLGPAGLPGPRGEKGDAGSPGITQSTDESLQKEIRTLRARQSLMEKAMRFRTFANVGEKYFVTDGVTKAFDEGLGWCRNAGGKLAVPRNLEENQMLVKVSDIIGSLRPFTGATDRRTEGVFEDLEGTPLNFFNWHEVEPDSRDGDEDCVGVDKAGTWYDLPCTSDHLIVCELA